From the genome of Pseudanabaena sp. PCC 7367:
GTTGACGCAACCATCGGCTCTATTTGATCAGCAACCAAGGCAAACTCTGATCTATAGTTTGGGTATTCTGGATTATTTGCCAGCGAGAAAGGCGAAACAGTTTGTGCATGGTCTATATGAGCGATTGGAGCCGGGTGGTTATCTGCTGATCGCCAATGTGGCAGATGGCCCTAACAAGCTCATGTGGCCACTCAGTTATATCTTTGATTGGGAGCTGATTTACCGTACTGAGCAAGAGATGTACCAATTGGCAACAGGGTTAGATGCTGCATCGGTTAAAGTCCAGCAAGATGCTACCAATCATGTGCATTTGCTCTTGCTCCAGAAACCCTAGAGCAGCCTTTCTGTGGGGAAGATCAGCGTGGCGGTGGTGCCTTGCTGCAGTTCACTATCCAGGGTGATTGCACCATTGTGCATCTGCATCAGGAGAGCCACATAGGGCAAACCCAAGCCGGTGCCCATACTGGATTGTTCGCGGATATAGGGCTCATCTACCTGTTCAAAGGGTTTTAAGACCCGTTCTAGATCCTCTTTGTTAATGCCAATGCCTTGGTCTTTTACCTTAATGTGCAAGCCATCGTCTGAGGTCTTAAGCGTAATCTTGATCGTGGCTTGTTTGGGGCTAAATTTAATTGCATTGGATAGCAGATTAACAATCATTTGTTTGGTGAGCTGCGGGTCGGCAAACAAGGTGTATGGAGTTATGGGGATATGGGTGTGAATTTGTAAATCCTTCTGTTCCAGTTGAGGGGTGACAATATCCACGGCCTCAGCGATCGTTTCTTGGACAATGAATTCAGCCTCTCTCAGTTTTTGCTGACCCGATGCCGCCTTTGAGTAATCCAGGATTTCGTTGATTATGGTAAGCAAATGTTGACCGTTGCGTTCAATCATATCGGCGTAGTTAACATAGAGTTCTCGCTTTTCATGCCAATCACCGAATAATTGACCAGTCAGTGCCTGGGCACCACCAATGACGGAAACCAGTGGCGATCGCAGTTCGTGATTCATTACGGCCAAGAAGTCCGTTTTGGCTTTATTCGCGGCATTGGCTTCGCTGACGGCGGATAACAGAATTTGGCTATATTTGAAGTTATCGCGGGAGTACATTTCATGGATATAGACAGCGATCGCGGCCAGTAAGACTCCACCAGTAAGAAAAAATAGGTTATTGATCATGGCAATGGTTTCAATTCCCTTATACAGCGCCACGATCACGTACATGGCATAGAGGGAGATGGCCATAAACACGGTGTAGGTGAATTTGATGAAAAACAACATCGAGCCATAGAAAAACACCATAAATAGCCCTGCATAGTAGCGTTCGGTCAGATACACATCCCCTACCGCCGAAACCCACAGTAAACTGCAACCGGTTAGCCAGATCGCGGTGGAATAAATACGTTGATAATGCTGGCGGCTATAGCGGCTGAAACTGAGAAAGAAGCTGATCAGCAGAATCGGAAAGCCAGTAGTGAGACGAATCAACCATAAATCCCAATACTCTCTGCCTGCATGGACGCTCAGCGCATAATCTAAGATGCCAAAGGTGAGGTAGACAAAGATGGCTACAAAGGTGGTGAAGCGCAGCGGCACAATAATTTTGTCATAGGCATAGCTGCTGTAGAAGGCTTCGGTGGTTGGGTCACGATAAGTGAGGTACCAATATCGGCTGAAATCATGGTGCTGAGCATTGCTATCATCGGTGATGCCCTCGGTCATCGTGGCGCTTTCTAGCAGTCCTGCTCAAGCCATTTTTTAATGACTTGGATAAAATCTGCGACATTGAAAGGCTTGGCAATGAAATCATCGCAGCCGGAGTTTTTGATCAGTTTAAGGTCGTGTTCCATACAGAAGGCTGAGGTGGCCAAAATGGGAATATTTTTGAGATTCTCGTCTTGTTTAATTTGTTGGATCGCGTCAATGCCAGAAATTCCTGGTAGTTGGATGTCCATGATGATGAAGTCGGGCTTATGCTGGCGTGCCTGATCAAACACAGCCTGGCCGTTATCAATTTCAATCAGATCCAGGTAGCCTATACCGTTGAGGATATCGCGGAATAGTCTCAGGCTGTCGGGCTTATCTTCGGCAATCAGGATCTTCTTGGTCATGCATTCTTCCTTCCAGAGAGTGGGAAGGTTGATCATGGCGTAAAAAGCCTAATGATCCGTTACAGAATTGAAGACGAGACATGAAAGATTAAGCAGATGAACGCTTTAATACATACGGTTTTCGCGACCTGCATAAACAGCATCAATTACAATCTCGTCATCGATCACTTTGTAGTGCAAAACATAGCCACTCTTGCCAAAGGCAACAGGCCATTTGCGCAATCCCGATTTTTCATCAATTACAAGCCCCATATAAGGCATGGATGATAGGTTTGCAGCTGATTTATAAATGGTTTCGATGGCCTGAACAGCAGCCGATAAGCTCTTAGCAGCCAAGAAATGATAATGCCTTGCTAAATCAGCTTCAGATTGGGTTGACCAACGGATGCGGGGCATAAGATATTTTTAGCGAGGAAGACTTTTAATCCAGGCACCAATTTCAGCATGGGATTTGCCACCATCACGCTCAAATTCGGCATGGGCACGCAAGCTACGCTGAATTTGCTCTTCTTCAGTCATGTAAGGAAACTCTTTACGGAATTCCTCGGATTCCATAATGGCATCAAACTTAGCGATCGCGTCTTGCTCTTGCGCCAGCGATTGCTCAAGCTTTACCAGGTCAATATCCGAA
Proteins encoded in this window:
- a CDS encoding response regulator, which codes for MTKKILIAEDKPDSLRLFRDILNGIGYLDLIEIDNGQAVFDQARQHKPDFIIMDIQLPGISGIDAIQQIKQDENLKNIPILATSAFCMEHDLKLIKNSGCDDFIAKPFNVADFIQVIKKWLEQDC
- a CDS encoding sensor histidine kinase, translating into MTEGITDDSNAQHHDFSRYWYLTYRDPTTEAFYSSYAYDKIIVPLRFTTFVAIFVYLTFGILDYALSVHAGREYWDLWLIRLTTGFPILLISFFLSFSRYSRQHYQRIYSTAIWLTGCSLLWVSAVGDVYLTERYYAGLFMVFFYGSMLFFIKFTYTVFMAISLYAMYVIVALYKGIETIAMINNLFFLTGGVLLAAIAVYIHEMYSRDNFKYSQILLSAVSEANAANKAKTDFLAVMNHELRSPLVSVIGGAQALTGQLFGDWHEKRELYVNYADMIERNGQHLLTIINEILDYSKAASGQQKLREAEFIVQETIAEAVDIVTPQLEQKDLQIHTHIPITPYTLFADPQLTKQMIVNLLSNAIKFSPKQATIKITLKTSDDGLHIKVKDQGIGINKEDLERVLKPFEQVDEPYIREQSSMGTGLGLPYVALLMQMHNGAITLDSELQQGTTATLIFPTERLL
- a CDS encoding type II toxin-antitoxin system RelE/ParE family toxin, which encodes MPRIRWSTQSEADLARHYHFLAAKSLSAAVQAIETIYKSAANLSSMPYMGLVIDEKSGLRKWPVAFGKSGYVLHYKVIDDEIVIDAVYAGRENRMY